The Fortiea contorta PCC 7126 genome has a segment encoding these proteins:
- the galE gene encoding UDP-glucose 4-epimerase GalE, translating into MSPKILVTGGAGYIGSHTVRQLGEAGYDVVVYDDLSTGSAAAVVYGQLIAASLENQTLLNKTFAQHKFDAVLHFAASLSVPESVAAPLNYYANNTRNTLNLLQCCQTFGVKKFIFSSTAAVYGQPQVNPVTELSPTQPMNPYGNSKLMSERMIQDFAQASGCRYVILRYFNVAGADPTGQLGQSAKKAEHLIKRACDAALGRSSAVSIFGTDFATPDGSGIRDYIHVEDLASAHVDALRYLEVGNDSEIFNCGYGQGYSVREVLAMVKTISGVDFSVKEITRRSGDPACVIAGTEKIRAILGWKPKYNSLETIVTTALNWEKKLIALAVLEKNLAKQNFQLGALLIEHKIISEKELAQALQEQLVNGKKLGEILVQKAMISSQNLEKFLLEQTWRRQGVWLQLPAVI; encoded by the coding sequence ATGTCTCCAAAAATTTTAGTTACCGGAGGAGCTGGTTATATTGGTTCCCATACAGTGCGTCAGCTAGGCGAGGCTGGCTATGATGTGGTGGTATATGATGATTTATCGACCGGTTCAGCAGCCGCAGTCGTTTATGGACAATTAATCGCGGCTTCTCTGGAAAATCAAACATTACTCAACAAAACTTTTGCTCAACATAAGTTTGATGCGGTGTTGCATTTTGCAGCTAGTTTATCGGTTCCGGAGTCAGTAGCCGCACCCCTCAATTACTATGCAAATAATACACGCAACACTCTAAATTTGTTACAGTGTTGCCAAACATTTGGGGTAAAAAAGTTTATCTTCTCTAGTACGGCTGCGGTTTATGGACAACCTCAAGTCAATCCCGTGACAGAATTATCACCAACTCAACCCATGAACCCATACGGGAATTCCAAGCTGATGAGTGAGAGGATGATTCAAGACTTTGCTCAAGCTTCTGGATGCAGATATGTAATTTTACGTTATTTTAATGTCGCTGGTGCTGACCCGACAGGACAACTGGGTCAATCTGCGAAAAAAGCTGAACATTTAATTAAGAGAGCTTGTGACGCGGCTTTAGGTCGTTCTTCTGCGGTGAGCATTTTTGGTACAGACTTCGCTACACCAGATGGAAGTGGAATTAGAGATTACATTCATGTGGAAGATTTAGCTAGTGCTCATGTGGATGCATTGCGTTATTTAGAAGTAGGTAATGATAGTGAAATATTCAATTGTGGTTATGGTCAAGGTTATAGTGTGCGGGAGGTTTTAGCAATGGTGAAAACTATTTCTGGCGTAGATTTTTCGGTGAAAGAAATTACTAGAAGGTCGGGAGATCCGGCTTGTGTAATTGCTGGAACTGAGAAGATTCGCGCTATTTTGGGTTGGAAACCAAAGTATAACAGTTTAGAAACTATTGTGACTACAGCTTTAAATTGGGAAAAGAAATTAATTGCTTTGGCTGTGTTAGAAAAAAATCTCGCTAAACAAAATTTTCAGTTGGGTGCTTTGTTAATTGAACACAAAATTATTTCCGAAAAAGAGCTAGCACAAGCATTGCAAGAGCAATTAGTAAATGGGAAGAAATTAGGGGAGATTTTGGTACAAAAAGCGATGATTTCTTCCCAAAATTTAGAAAAGTTTTTGCTAGAACAAACTTGGCGAAGACAAGGAGTTTGGTTACAGTTACCTGCGGTAATTTGA